From the genome of Salvia splendens isolate huo1 chromosome 7, SspV2, whole genome shotgun sequence:
TCACCACCTCTGCCCATGGCAATTTCAACTAATGGAGGATAGGCAAAAGCTTTTATCTAGATTTCAAACTCGATTTCTTCTAACCACCATCTTTCAATTGAGGAAGCTACCCCAAGAAGCTACATTAGTATACAACGGATGTATGCACAACGAAGCAGAAAATCTTCTCGGTGTTGCAGGGCAATCATACCTCCAAGTCCGAAGGTGTTGATCTAGGAAGTTCATGCGCCCTTGCACCTTGAATCTTCGAAGCCACCTCAGCCATAACGAGCTTCGTCAGAAGCAGTCCAGCTATGAGAGCTGCACCCATAAGCATTGTGAAAACTGCACTCCAGCTACTAGTTGATATGTATCCTGTTAGCAATGGCCCAACAGCAGCACCTATTGATCCTGTTCCATCAATTATAGCAGTAACCGTGGCTAGAGCCCGTGCGTTTCCCTTCAACGAACTGTGTGTTCCCAGATCAGCAGATACTGCAGTTGTTATGAGAGCGTATGGCCCGTTCACAAACATTCCGGTGATCAGCATGAGTATGATGTTTAGAGTCATGGACACGTGCCCGTAGCTTCTGTAAAAGAAGAGAGCCGGTATGGCACAGTACATGAAACTTGCTGCTGTTATGGCCCTTGCATCTAAACGGTCAGAAATGTGGCCAGCCAGGATCCCTCCAATCACACCTCCAACGTCGAACAATGTAGACAAGTTACCGGACTCCTCATTTGATAAGTACCTCCCTTCAATGGCTGCAACATTCAGAATGAAGGCATTTAGCTTTTAGTAACATTGGAAGTAATAGCACAAAATATTACATTCCAAATAATGCAAAAATGAAGTTCATGTACCTGTATGGCTAATGTAAAACGGGAGCCAGTAGAGGAACGTGTAGGCCACCAATTTCGAAAAGAAAAGGCAAAGGGAAAAAGAAGCAACCCCAGGAATTCTCCATGCTTCCAGAAATCCCACAGCATTTCTATGATCTGAGTTCATGCTCAACAAAGGTACTGCTAATTCATCCCCTTCTTTCCTAGGAGATGAcacttcttcatcatcatcaatattaGCTCCAACAGAATCGGGGCTAACCGGTAAGAAAAAGAACAGCACCAACCCTATAAACACAATACCAAACCCAGGAACAACCATGGACCACCCCCACCCATACCTCAACAACATTGAAGCAACTACACAGCCTGTAATGTTACCAAGAGAAGTATGAGAATTCCAGATACCCATTATAAGTCCCCTCTTCTTTTTCCCAAACCAATTTCCAACAACTGCAACCACTGAAGGCCATCCAGTTGATTGGAATAGTCCAGTAAGCATCTGGACAATCAAATAGTAATAGAAAGTGTGTATATTTGCCCAGTAACCAACTCCATAAAGGGCAGTAAACAATCCAGTTCCAACCATACCTATGGTTAGAAATATCCTAAGATCCATTCTATCACCCACATGTCCAGAAAAGAACATCCCTATAGCATATACAAAGAGAAAAGCCACATCAAGCTCCCCAAGCAATGCAGTTCCATCAGAACCACTGAAGGGCGCCCAACCAGCTCCGAGAGCCGAATTTCTAGTTCCTTGTAGCGGCACCCGTCTCCAAAAGAAGATAGATTGCAAGTCTACATCAGGAGATTGTGGATCAAGAGCACTTTTCACCACACTGGTAGTTTTCCTTGTAGCGTGGTAGGCCAAGTATGCAAAGAATGTTATAATAAGGACAATGGCTTGATGAGTTTTGTACGAGATGGCCGATCCTTTGACATATTCAACGAATCGTAATCCTAGGGCCTTGCGGTATCTTATCTCTCCAGCAGGCTCTCCAGTTAAACCCATTACGGCTTATAAAGTCTCCACCCTTCAATGAAATAAAGAATTGGCAACCTGAATTTAAGACAAGTTCATCAATTAGATTACAGTACTATCATTCAAGATAGATTAATTCCATATAAAAACTCCAAATTGGCAATTTAGAATGCTAATAGCTAGTTTTCTAACGTCATTCAATCATCAAAAAACCATTCAGATCAAAAGATGCATATAAAATTCAAACTCTCACAATGAGTAAAGATAAGCAAACGAATGTCAACAAAATTTACCAATGGATTTCCAGAAACTTAGCTCAAAATTGAGAATAAGTAGGTTCTTGTTCGGAAATAACGACAGAAACTTAGCTCAAAATAACGTCTTAAAACACATATTAAAATCAACAGATTTCCCATCGATCCAGGAAACTGATTGGATTAACGAACAGCGCATCTGTTCCACTCCATACCACATTGATTACGGCTGGGTTTAACTCTTAAAATTCtagaaaactaaaaacaagaATAAATACAAAAGAGAACATGTTTCacctaaaatagaaattatttcgAGCATCAGATAATCGAACGGCAAGCAGCCAATAAATTTGCCAAAACCAATTTTTTTGAGAATCAGCCTGAAAAAATAAATGATCTACACAGGTAGCAAGAGCAGAGAAAAAAACAACGAATTTTGAATGATTTGAATTAAGAAATTCTAGGAAATGATGTGTATTCGCACAGCTCTGTGCTCGAGTTAGGCGATCAAAAATCAATACAAATAGAGAAACTGGAAATGAAGTGAACGGATAACAGGAAATAACATTAAATAAGAAAAATCCTGAAATAAGAAAAACGATGAGACTGGTTTACCCGAGATTGTTCGAGGCAATGCTGTCACGGAGCCTTGGCGTCtccgtgtgtgtgtgtgtatgtgtgtgaatgTATGTTTCTGTCTCCTGTTTCGTTTATGGAGGAACAAATGGTGGTGAGGTTTGTGTGAAGAGCAACTAAAACGGGAGGGGTTTATTTATTTGCAGCAGCTAATTTGGAAGTCCCGACAATACCCCTCGACACTGGTAAGCTTAAAATGACTATTA
Proteins encoded in this window:
- the LOC121742454 gene encoding putative glycerol-3-phosphate transporter 1; its protein translation is MGLTGEPAGEIRYRKALGLRFVEYVKGSAISYKTHQAIVLIITFFAYLAYHATRKTTSVVKSALDPQSPDVDLQSIFFWRRVPLQGTRNSALGAGWAPFSGSDGTALLGELDVAFLFVYAIGMFFSGHVGDRMDLRIFLTIGMVGTGLFTALYGVGYWANIHTFYYYLIVQMLTGLFQSTGWPSVVAVVGNWFGKKKRGLIMGIWNSHTSLGNITGCVVASMLLRYGWGWSMVVPGFGIVFIGLVLFFFLPVSPDSVGANIDDDEEVSSPRKEGDELAVPLLSMNSDHRNAVGFLEAWRIPGVASFSLCLFFSKLVAYTFLYWLPFYISHTAIEGRYLSNEESGNLSTLFDVGGVIGGILAGHISDRLDARAITAASFMYCAIPALFFYRSYGHVSMTLNIILMLITGMFVNGPYALITTAVSADLGTHSSLKGNARALATVTAIIDGTGSIGAAVGPLLTGYISTSSWSAVFTMLMGAALIAGLLLTKLVMAEVASKIQGARAHELPRSTPSDLEV